A genomic region of Paenibacillus sp. PL2-23 contains the following coding sequences:
- the ilvB gene encoding biosynthetic-type acetolactate synthase large subunit, translating to MSFATERTASSKDSRKWLSGSEILLRALLDEGVDCVFGYPGGAVLYIYDAMHDNPDFHHLLARHEQGAIHAADGYARSTGRTGVVLATSGPGAANLVTGIATAYMDSVPLVVITGNVSSDLIGTDSFQEVDIVGISQPITKHSFFVRRATDLARIVREAFYIAGTGRKGPVLIDIPKDVSAEKAIYERPERVHIPGYSEALEASRVPDEGKLDELISAIHQSERPLLLAGAGVIHAEASEELRAFIDRTGIPVTTTLLGLGAVPADHDLWLGMPGMHGTYAANQALIQCDLLISVGARFDDRVTMRLDSFAPLARIAHVDIDAAEIGKLVPTSIPIQGDACETLGLLNRRLPRECQRKTLWIDYLRSLKLGYRLSYKPSENELKPQYVIEMLSRTTDGGAIVTTDVGQHQMWTAQYYRFRRPRSLITSGGLGTMGFGFPSAIGAQLGNPERIVISVNGDGGMQMCAQELAICAIHNIPVKIVVINNRTLGMIRQWQELIYEGRYSHIDLSGSPDFVKLAEAYGVKGLRASSPKEAEQVWQEALETPGPVLIDFVVSQDELVYPMVPQGQGLQDIRLGPDIGGEANE from the coding sequence ATGAGTTTCGCGACGGAACGAACCGCTTCTTCTAAAGATAGCCGCAAATGGCTTTCGGGCTCCGAAATATTGCTGCGCGCTTTGCTTGACGAAGGTGTGGATTGCGTATTCGGCTACCCGGGCGGCGCGGTGCTGTATATTTACGATGCGATGCATGACAACCCGGACTTCCATCACTTGCTGGCGCGCCATGAGCAAGGGGCGATTCATGCCGCGGACGGCTATGCCCGGTCAACCGGCAGAACGGGGGTCGTCTTGGCGACCTCCGGACCGGGTGCCGCCAATTTGGTGACGGGTATCGCGACGGCTTATATGGATTCGGTGCCGCTAGTCGTCATTACGGGAAATGTGTCATCTGATCTGATCGGCACCGACTCGTTCCAGGAGGTGGATATCGTGGGCATCTCCCAGCCGATTACGAAGCACAGCTTTTTTGTTCGGAGGGCAACTGATCTGGCTCGTATTGTCCGGGAAGCCTTCTATATCGCTGGAACGGGTCGCAAAGGGCCGGTGCTGATCGATATTCCGAAGGATGTCAGCGCAGAGAAGGCGATATATGAAAGGCCTGAACGGGTCCATATTCCCGGCTACTCGGAAGCGCTCGAGGCTTCGCGGGTGCCGGACGAAGGGAAGCTGGACGAGCTGATCTCGGCTATTCACCAAAGCGAACGACCGCTTCTTCTGGCGGGGGCGGGCGTCATCCATGCGGAGGCAAGCGAAGAGCTGCGCGCATTCATTGACCGTACGGGAATTCCGGTGACGACTACATTGCTGGGATTAGGCGCGGTACCAGCCGATCATGACTTATGGTTGGGAATGCCTGGTATGCATGGAACCTACGCGGCGAATCAGGCCTTGATCCAGTGCGATCTGCTGATTTCTGTCGGGGCGCGGTTCGACGATCGAGTTACGATGCGGCTGGATAGCTTTGCCCCTCTTGCGAGGATCGCCCATGTGGACATCGATGCAGCCGAAATCGGCAAGCTGGTCCCCACCTCTATTCCTATTCAGGGGGATGCCTGCGAGACACTGGGACTGCTGAACCGAAGGCTTCCGCGCGAGTGCCAGAGGAAGACACTGTGGATTGATTATTTGCGCAGCCTGAAATTGGGATACCGCCTCAGCTACAAGCCGTCCGAGAATGAGCTGAAGCCGCAATACGTCATCGAGATGCTGTCGCGAACGACTGACGGCGGAGCGATCGTGACGACGGACGTTGGACAGCATCAGATGTGGACGGCTCAGTATTACCGGTTCCGCCGGCCCCGTTCGCTCATTACTTCCGGAGGGCTGGGAACGATGGGCTTCGGATTCCCGTCGGCGATCGGGGCGCAGCTGGGCAATCCGGAGCGAATCGTCATATCCGTGAACGGGGATGGAGGCATGCAGATGTGTGCCCAGGAGCTCGCAATCTGCGCGATCCACAATATTCCGGTCAAAATCGTGGTCATCAACAACCGTACGCTTGGGATGATCCGGCAATGGCAGGAGCTCATCTATGAAGGGCGGTACAGTCATATCGACTTGTCCGGAAGTCCGGACTTCGTGAAGCTGGCCGAAGCGTACGGCGTGAAAGGATTGCGAGCCTCCTCTCCCAAGGAGGCGGAGCAGGTGTGGCAGGAGGCCTTGGAGACGCCCGGGCCGGTTCTGATCGATTTTGTCGTATCGCAAGACGAGCTGGTCTATCCGATGGTACCGCAAGGGCAAGGCCTGCAGGATATAAGGCTGGGCCCGGATATAGGAGGCGAAGCGAATGAGTAA
- the ilvN gene encoding acetolactate synthase small subunit, whose amino-acid sequence MSNRILLSATVNDTPGVLQRVAGLFSRRSYNIESITVGPCEREGRSRMIVAARGDEALVRQMCSQLNKLVDVLDVVRLQERSFVSRDLMLVKLRMDPSKRSELQSLTDTFRCSVIDVSPEAVILQVVGDKDKNDAFLQLLRPYGILEMTRTGETAMSRGLVHGG is encoded by the coding sequence ATGAGTAATCGGATCTTATTGTCGGCTACGGTGAACGATACGCCCGGCGTGCTTCAAAGGGTGGCGGGTCTGTTCTCGAGGCGAAGCTACAACATCGAGAGCATTACGGTCGGCCCTTGCGAGCGGGAAGGGCGCTCCCGAATGATCGTAGCCGCTCGGGGAGACGAGGCGCTGGTCCGGCAAATGTGCAGTCAATTAAACAAATTAGTTGACGTGCTGGACGTCGTTCGACTACAGGAGCGATCATTTGTCAGCAGGGACTTGATGCTGGTAAAGCTCCGTATGGATCCGTCCAAACGGTCGGAGCTGCAGAGCCTTACCGACACGTTCCGCTGCTCCGTTATCGATGTGAGTCCCGAGGCGGTCATTCTACAGGTCGTGGGCGATAAGGACAAGAACGACGCCTTCCTTCAGCTGCTAAGACCGTATGGTATTCTGGAGATGACGCGAACGGGAGAAACGGCGATGAGCAGAGGATTGGTTCATGGGGGGTAA
- a CDS encoding excinuclease ABC subunit UvrA — MSVHGDIVIEGARENNLKNVNVRIPKRKITIFTGVSGSGKSSLVFDTISAEAQRQLNETFSAFIRNRLPRFNQPDADRIDNLSTAVVIDQKRLGGNSRSTVGTVTDIYSVLRLLFSRIGTPYAGNSNVFSFNDPAGMCPECSGVGQVVRFDVDKLLDASKSLNEGAVLFPVFKVGSWYLNTYTHSGLFDNDKRLADYTPEEWETLLHGKASKIVYHTKGGDIESDYEGLLPKLTRLYLKRDSSEMSDAKRETLDLFLSYTECQLCGGSRLNQAALACRINGYNIAECAAMEIGELIGVMEAIQEPLAGPMIEGILIRLKHLVSIGLDYLSLDRQTATLSGGESQRIKMVRHLSSSLTDMIYIFDEPSVGLPPRDVHLLNGMLRRLRDKGNTVLVVEHDREVMEIADHIVDVGPHAGARGGEIVYEGDFTGLLNADTLTGRYLKHSLPLKTSVRAPKGWMTVAGARLHNLKNVTVDIPVGVLTVVTGVAGSGKSTLINGAFLSSHPEAIVIDQSAVGTSIRSNPATYTGMMDEIRRQFAAANKVSASLFSFNSKGACPGCQGIGTIYTDLAFLEPIRTTCEICGGRRFNEEVLAYKLNGKSISDVLAMTVREASEFFVKKELLRQLRTLEDVGLGYMTLGQPLSTLSGGECQRIKLAGELHKEGSLYVMDEPTTGLHMSDISRLLDIMNRLVDGGNTVVVIEHNLDVIKSADWIIDMGPEGGHRGGRVVFEGPPALLAAAQHSMTGAYLRQTENGQESSH, encoded by the coding sequence ATGAGCGTCCATGGCGATATTGTCATTGAGGGAGCGCGCGAAAATAATCTGAAAAACGTTAACGTGCGCATCCCCAAGCGGAAGATCACGATCTTCACCGGCGTATCGGGCTCGGGCAAATCTTCCCTGGTCTTCGACACCATCAGCGCCGAAGCTCAGCGGCAGCTGAACGAGACGTTCTCAGCCTTTATCCGAAACCGATTGCCGCGGTTCAATCAGCCGGATGCCGACCGCATCGACAATTTGTCCACGGCGGTCGTGATTGATCAGAAGAGGCTCGGCGGCAACTCCCGTTCTACGGTCGGTACAGTTACGGATATTTATTCCGTGCTTCGGCTGCTGTTCTCTCGAATCGGTACGCCTTATGCAGGCAATTCAAATGTTTTCTCATTTAACGACCCGGCCGGCATGTGTCCGGAATGCTCCGGAGTCGGACAGGTCGTTCGGTTCGACGTGGATAAGCTGCTTGACGCGTCAAAGTCGCTGAACGAAGGCGCTGTCCTATTCCCCGTATTCAAGGTGGGGAGCTGGTACTTGAACACATATACGCATTCCGGCTTGTTCGACAACGACAAGCGGCTCGCCGACTACACTCCAGAAGAATGGGAGACCCTCCTTCATGGGAAAGCAAGCAAGATCGTCTACCACACCAAAGGCGGCGATATTGAATCGGATTACGAGGGACTGCTGCCCAAGCTCACCCGCCTGTACTTGAAGCGGGACAGCAGCGAAATGTCGGATGCGAAGCGGGAAACCCTTGATTTGTTCCTATCCTACACCGAATGCCAGCTATGCGGGGGAAGCCGCCTGAATCAAGCAGCCTTGGCCTGCCGGATTAACGGTTACAATATTGCGGAGTGCGCAGCGATGGAGATTGGCGAGCTTATTGGCGTGATGGAAGCCATTCAGGAGCCCCTCGCCGGCCCAATGATCGAGGGGATTCTGATTCGCCTGAAGCATCTGGTCTCCATCGGTCTGGACTATCTGAGTCTGGACAGGCAGACCGCAACCTTGTCGGGCGGGGAGTCGCAGCGCATCAAGATGGTCCGACATTTGAGCAGCAGCCTGACCGACATGATCTATATTTTCGACGAACCGAGCGTCGGGCTGCCTCCGCGTGACGTCCATCTTCTGAACGGCATGCTGCGCCGGCTCCGGGACAAAGGCAACACTGTGCTCGTCGTCGAGCACGACCGCGAAGTCATGGAGATCGCCGATCATATCGTCGATGTCGGACCCCATGCGGGAGCCCGCGGAGGAGAAATTGTATACGAAGGCGATTTTACGGGCTTGCTGAACGCGGATACGTTGACGGGCCGTTATTTGAAGCATAGTCTCCCGCTTAAAACCTCGGTCAGAGCGCCCAAGGGCTGGATGACGGTAGCCGGCGCAAGGCTTCATAATCTGAAGAACGTGACGGTCGATATACCCGTTGGCGTGCTGACCGTGGTAACAGGAGTGGCTGGCTCCGGGAAGAGCACGCTGATTAACGGCGCCTTTCTGTCGTCGCACCCGGAAGCGATCGTCATTGACCAGTCGGCCGTGGGCACGTCCATCCGCTCCAATCCGGCGACCTACACGGGAATGATGGATGAGATTCGAAGGCAGTTCGCCGCCGCGAACAAGGTGAGCGCCTCGCTGTTCAGCTTCAACTCCAAAGGAGCCTGTCCGGGCTGCCAGGGGATCGGGACGATCTACACGGATCTGGCATTTCTCGAGCCTATAAGAACGACTTGCGAAATATGCGGGGGCAGGCGGTTCAACGAAGAAGTGCTGGCGTACAAGCTGAACGGAAAATCGATCAGTGACGTTCTTGCCATGACGGTGCGGGAAGCTTCGGAGTTCTTCGTCAAAAAAGAGCTGCTCCGTCAATTGCGGACGCTGGAGGATGTGGGTCTCGGTTACATGACGCTGGGTCAGCCGCTGAGCACCTTGTCGGGCGGTGAATGCCAGCGCATCAAGCTCGCCGGGGAGCTTCACAAGGAGGGCAGCCTCTATGTCATGGACGAGCCGACGACAGGACTTCATATGTCCGATATCTCGCGCCTGCTGGACATTATGAACCGGCTGGTCGACGGGGGCAATACGGTGGTCGTCATCGAGCATAACCTGGATGTGATCAAAAGCGCGGACTGGATCATCGATATGGGACCCGAAGGCGGCCACCGAGGCGGCCGCGTCGTGTTTGAAGGCCCTCCCGCCTTGCTTGCCGCTGCCCAGCATTCGATGACAGGAGCGTACTTACGCCAAACGGAGAACGGCCAGGAATCGTCCCACTGA
- a CDS encoding TipAS antibiotic-recognition domain-containing protein: MTNKNKKKAFDFSSSNPFEKEARQRWGDKKVDESNAKVDSMLRKGQLWNFEDELNYLYQRLADMRHEDPKSPKAQAAIGQWYTLLQRVNTYSMEAFKGLGEMYVNDPRFRNNIDEFGEGLAVFMRDAMAHFADNAKS, from the coding sequence ATGACGAATAAGAACAAGAAAAAGGCCTTTGACTTCAGCAGCAGCAACCCGTTCGAGAAGGAAGCCCGCCAGCGGTGGGGCGACAAGAAGGTAGACGAATCGAACGCCAAGGTGGATTCGATGCTGAGGAAGGGGCAGCTTTGGAATTTCGAGGACGAGCTTAATTACCTCTACCAGAGACTGGCCGATATGCGCCATGAGGATCCCAAATCGCCTAAGGCCCAAGCGGCAATCGGCCAGTGGTATACATTGCTTCAACGCGTGAACACGTATTCGATGGAAGCCTTCAAGGGACTCGGCGAAATGTACGTCAACGACCCGCGCTTCCGCAATAATATCGACGAGTTCGGTGAAGGGCTTGCGGTCTTTATGCGAGACGCGATGGCGCACTTCGCCGACAACGCGAAGTCTTAA
- a CDS encoding BadF/BadG/BcrA/BcrD ATPase family protein has product MESSVVIGIDGGGTHTRVLVADLRGTRLAYVEGGASSLHKDRNAVHNVRQAVLDALTSAGRSLDDVRYVTAGIAGYDTPEDLAWVTELTNIPGLACPRQHVNDAVSAHAGALQAKPGIVAISGTGSNIWGITENGQHLSNYAFHHYAPSAARFIAYEAVYEAIAGNRDATDEQLVSDMLRHFQVDSIEALAEYARKGFQADRRERDRHVGQFAPIVTEQALRGSGIAAFVLDRAIHQLKVGIELVATAFQEDEVRVALIGSVLASPYVQRALIDQLAAGRNKRYVVEPPRHEPVVGSVLLALKALGQPEDSWMLED; this is encoded by the coding sequence ATGGAGTCATCGGTTGTCATAGGTATTGATGGAGGCGGAACGCATACCCGCGTCCTTGTAGCAGATCTTCGCGGCACAAGGCTGGCTTATGTGGAGGGCGGAGCGTCGTCGCTGCACAAGGATAGGAATGCCGTGCACAACGTGCGGCAAGCCGTGCTCGACGCTTTAACGTCGGCTGGGCGGAGTCTGGATGACGTGCGGTATGTGACAGCGGGCATAGCCGGTTACGATACGCCGGAGGACTTGGCCTGGGTGACAGAGCTGACGAATATACCCGGCCTGGCCTGTCCCCGGCAGCATGTGAACGACGCAGTGTCCGCCCATGCGGGCGCGCTGCAGGCAAAGCCCGGGATTGTAGCGATATCCGGGACAGGCTCTAATATTTGGGGCATCACTGAGAACGGCCAGCACCTCAGCAACTACGCTTTTCACCACTACGCCCCTTCTGCAGCCCGCTTTATCGCATATGAGGCTGTATACGAAGCGATTGCCGGCAATCGCGATGCGACGGATGAGCAGCTGGTCTCGGACATGCTGCGCCACTTCCAGGTCGACAGCATAGAGGCGCTGGCCGAATACGCGAGGAAGGGCTTCCAGGCTGATCGCAGAGAGCGGGACAGGCATGTCGGACAATTCGCCCCCATCGTGACTGAGCAAGCACTCCGAGGCAGCGGCATCGCAGCCTTCGTCCTGGACCGCGCCATTCATCAGCTGAAGGTCGGCATCGAGCTTGTCGCCACAGCCTTCCAAGAGGACGAGGTGCGTGTCGCGCTCATCGGCAGCGTGCTTGCCAGCCCCTACGTCCAACGAGCCTTGATCGACCAGCTCGCTGCAGGCCGCAACAAACGTTATGTGGTAGAGCCGCCTCGGCACGAGCCTGTCGTCGGCTCTGTCCTGCTGGCGCTTAAAGCGCTGGGACAGCCCGAGGACAGCTGGATGCTTGAGGATTGA
- a CDS encoding MBL fold metallo-hydrolase — MGIALIVLAIMMMIAIAVPLVQRLAPAFGGRVTAAQRRSYEKLPHYQANRFQYPVPTRMTTNAKDMFPVAWEFLRGSPSRQPKGAYPMVELDSRSLEQPDKPRVVWFGHSAALLQTDGLTILFDPMFGTAPSPFPMVGGKRYGGRLPLRLEDIPSIDYVFITHDHYDHLDYSSIKRLKDKVSHFLVPLGVANHLKRWGVEEKRITELDWWQELELGSLKIACAPSRHFSGRGTGDRDSTLWCSWVIHSRETRLFFSGDSGYGPHFKEIGDQYGPFDLTMMECGQYDERWSAIHMLPEQTVQAHEDVRGDVLIPIHWGGFTLALHDWTDPPERVVKEAERRGVRMATPRVGESVTIGSEAYPQSRWWRDV, encoded by the coding sequence ATGGGTATTGCGTTAATCGTGCTTGCTATTATGATGATGATTGCGATTGCGGTGCCTCTTGTGCAGCGCCTCGCGCCGGCTTTCGGGGGACGCGTTACGGCAGCCCAGAGGAGAAGCTATGAGAAGCTCCCGCATTACCAAGCCAACCGGTTTCAATACCCTGTACCGACTCGAATGACGACGAATGCCAAGGACATGTTCCCCGTCGCGTGGGAATTTCTGAGAGGCAGTCCCAGCCGCCAGCCCAAGGGGGCGTACCCTATGGTGGAGCTGGATAGCCGAAGCTTGGAGCAGCCGGATAAGCCAAGAGTGGTCTGGTTCGGGCATTCCGCCGCTCTTCTTCAGACGGATGGGCTGACCATTCTGTTCGACCCCATGTTCGGGACAGCGCCGTCGCCGTTCCCGATGGTTGGAGGCAAGCGCTACGGAGGAAGGCTGCCGCTCAGGCTGGAGGATATACCGAGCATCGACTACGTATTCATTACACACGATCATTATGATCATCTCGATTACAGCTCCATCAAGCGGCTGAAGGACAAGGTTAGCCATTTCCTTGTCCCGCTTGGCGTAGCTAATCATCTGAAGCGCTGGGGTGTAGAGGAGAAGCGGATCACAGAGCTCGACTGGTGGCAGGAGCTGGAGCTGGGGAGCTTGAAGATCGCTTGCGCGCCATCCCGACATTTCTCCGGGCGGGGCACTGGGGACCGCGACAGCACCTTATGGTGCTCCTGGGTCATCCATAGCCGCGAGACCAGGCTGTTCTTCTCCGGCGACAGCGGGTATGGTCCGCATTTCAAGGAGATAGGGGACCAATACGGTCCCTTCGACCTGACGATGATGGAATGCGGGCAATACGATGAACGATGGTCCGCTATCCACATGCTGCCGGAGCAGACCGTTCAAGCGCATGAGGATGTGCGGGGTGATGTGCTGATCCCCATTCATTGGGGCGGGTTCACTTTGGCGCTGCATGACTGGACCGATCCGCCTGAGCGGGTCGTGAAGGAGGCCGAGCGGCGCGGAGTGCGCATGGCAACCCCGCGGGTCGGGGAGAGTGTGACGATTGGCTCGGAGGCGTATCCCCAGTCCAGGTGGTGGCGCGACGTCTAG
- the trpS gene encoding tryptophan--tRNA ligase, with protein sequence MAKRILSGIKPSGDLNIGGYVGALRQFVMYQNEYDGFFFIPDLHAITVPQDPKELRERSRQIAALYIAAGCDPDKSTIFLQSQVPAHAELGWLMETQAYFGEMSRMTQFKDKSEGKDAVSTALFTYPALMAADILLYQATHVPVGEDQKQHLELTRDIANRFNNRFGQTFTVPEPVIQEVGARVMGLDDPSSKMSKSNPNTSSYVLLLDTPAVIRKKFSRAVTDSDMAVRYDWEAKPAVSNLMEIYSVFGDVTIAEVERRFEGQGYGAFKKELAEVVIAKLAPLQEKYEALIGSDELDRILKEGARKASEEAHKTLDAAKRAMGLLVY encoded by the coding sequence ATGGCAAAAAGAATTTTATCCGGCATTAAACCCAGCGGCGATCTGAACATCGGCGGGTACGTGGGAGCGCTGCGACAGTTCGTCATGTATCAGAATGAATACGACGGCTTCTTCTTCATTCCCGATCTGCACGCGATTACGGTGCCGCAGGATCCCAAGGAGCTGCGCGAGCGCTCCCGCCAGATAGCCGCCCTCTACATCGCGGCAGGCTGCGATCCGGACAAAAGCACCATCTTCCTGCAGTCGCAAGTTCCCGCGCATGCCGAGCTCGGCTGGTTGATGGAGACGCAGGCTTATTTCGGCGAGATGAGCCGCATGACACAATTCAAGGACAAGTCTGAGGGCAAGGATGCCGTCAGCACAGCTCTGTTCACGTATCCCGCGCTGATGGCGGCGGATATTCTGCTCTACCAGGCGACGCATGTGCCTGTCGGCGAGGATCAGAAGCAGCATCTGGAGCTGACGCGCGATATCGCGAACCGCTTCAACAACCGCTTCGGCCAGACGTTCACGGTTCCGGAGCCCGTCATTCAGGAGGTAGGCGCGCGGGTGATGGGTCTGGACGATCCCTCCAGCAAGATGAGCAAAAGCAATCCCAACACAAGCAGCTACGTGCTCCTGCTCGACACGCCGGCCGTCATCCGCAAGAAATTCTCCCGCGCTGTCACAGACTCTGATATGGCTGTACGCTATGACTGGGAGGCGAAGCCGGCTGTCAGCAACCTGATGGAGATCTATTCCGTCTTCGGCGACGTCACCATCGCGGAGGTCGAGCGGCGCTTTGAGGGCCAAGGCTACGGCGCGTTCAAGAAGGAGCTGGCGGAGGTTGTCATTGCCAAGCTGGCTCCTCTACAAGAGAAATACGAGGCGCTCATCGGCTCCGACGAGCTCGACCGCATCTTGAAGGAAGGCGCTCGCAAAGCGTCCGAGGAAGCGCACAAGACGCTCGACGCCGCGAAACGCGCGATGGGCCTGCTGGTTTATTAA